Below is a window of Musa acuminata AAA Group cultivar baxijiao chromosome BXJ3-11, Cavendish_Baxijiao_AAA, whole genome shotgun sequence DNA.
GTACAGAATCAAACAAGGGTTTGTGAGGTTATCTACAAAAAGTTCCACTGCCAATAGACCTTCTCCACGATACCTCCACCGCTGCGGACTGCAAAACGAAGAGTATCAGACGCGGGAGGAACACCCCAAAGCAGTGGCACTACTACTGTCATAGTCAGCTTCTCCAGCAAACCTTCACTGCTCACTTTTTCTGCAGTGACAACCTGCACAAAATATTTCTCGTCTTTTAGCAAACGCCTAAAATcaaagagtgaaaaagaaagtgaCTCAGGAGGTTCAAAGGTGACAAATGCATGGTACTCGACTTTGTATATGTTGTCAGGCAGAGCATCAAAGTTTTAAGTACCATTCGGAACATACCAACCTATATCAAAGATGCAAtacaatagattttttttaaaataattttaataataatactgGGAAGTATATGTTAGTATGCTGTTATGGATGTCATACACTTGTTATGTTACCAACCCATTCCTTATAAAGCATTACCAATGAGAAGCACCTCCAAGACTAAATCAAAATGCgaaaaaaacaaaatgatttttcacATCCATTTTGTCAAACACCCATCCCTTTGATATGGCCAAAAGCCCTTTTTAACACTATTCACCCCCTTAAATGTGGTCAAGTTACTTTCCTAATTCCATTTTCCCTATTACAAACACCTGATTTTTCTTGTTAAATAAGGGTGTTTGACAAAAGATGTTGGAAGAATTCCTGAAAATAAAAAAGGTAGTGACAATAACAGACTCCATCAATCAACATATCGATCTCAGTAGCCAGATTTTTCTAACCTGGACACCTGGCTAATAGTGTAGGTTACCAAGGCAATGTTCAAACCCAGGAATAAACTTTTTGAGACTTGGTTATGACCTATCAACTATTTTTCCCTACAACAGCTGAAATCATAGCACACCATAAGAAACAATCCAGTGTAATCCACTGTGCCAAAAACAGTGGGGAGTATTCTCTCTTGATGGACTTCTTATCATGTTCCCATTAAGTTGCATATTCCACAAACACATCTACTCAAGCAGTTTAAAGCAAGCTGATACCCAGTAAACCTCACAGATAATCAGATGAATGAGACAGTTGACCACTTTTAAGGTCTATGGTTTGACTTTGGCTGATAACGCTACCAAGATTGTTGATCTTATGAACCTAGTTTCTCCTGATGGCATTTTCAACAACTGTAACTGTGGATACATACTACTTCATGAAGAATGTTTCAGAACCTTAATGGAGAATTGGAGATATTAATTGTTACCAAATAAACAACGGTCAacaaagataaccaatccatgaacCGAAAAAGGCCAGTATATTCCTTCCTAGATATATCAATGAGTTTAAGGTAACAATTTTGCTGCCTGCTAATTTCTAGCACGTTCGATAACTAATTTTCTTGTAAGTTCATTTTCAGATAATATATTTTTGTTCATCTACCAAATGATTCTTATCAACTAAAAAAGAACATGAGATATAACATTCTATTGCAAATTGTTCATGTACTGTAATCAAGTCCATTCTGTGGCAAAATGTTTGTGTACTGCAATCAAGTCCAGATCCTTAAGAACTAGAAGCTACTTCAATAAAACAACAAAAATGTCACTTAAGGACATACCTCACCACCGTGCTCTACTATAGTATCTTCAACAACATCACTCAGCATTTCAATGGACCGGCAAAAGCCAAAGATACACAACCTTCTCCCCATATCAAGTCCCTATTAAAAACATTAGAACAGATTAATCATAAACCTAGAGACAGATGAAGACTACATAGCTTCAGTAGACACACACATTTGTTGCTGCAATATCAAAGAGTGCACCAAGACAAAGTCCTTGATTGGGATCCATGTAATCACTCTCCTGAAAGCGCTGAACACTTTTTGTTACCGGTGATTTTCCTTGCCTCTTCTGAACAACATATATGAACATTAAAAAGCATTAATATCCTAGAAAGAAATGAGTAATTGATGATCCGTATGTATGCTTATACATGCCAGGTGAAGCATACGTTTTCTTGTGCCATATAAAGCACAGCCAAATTAAGACACAAGAACACACaatttaagatgattaatatgTAGCAAAAAATTATCTCAAGGAATATATTATTTTGTTCAACAAACAAATTTCTAAAGACATTAACCAGGTAGATTTTTTATTGGTAAACAAATATTGATTCGAGACAGTCAATGTGAATATTTTGTAAACTGAGACACCAGCAAGGAAAATCACCTATAATATGGCAGAAGCGAGGTGTGATATATCTACATAAGCTAATATTCAGCTACAACAGACACTAGAGAATAGAAGAACACTATGTCCTGAGAAAGATTTGCCTTGTAAAGTTAAGATACCCAACAATTTTAACATAATAGTTAAAGAGAAAGAATATGCTTAAAAAATGGTTAGGGAATAAAGGTACTTAATGcatgaaatatattttaaaattccaTTACCCTTACCTGAGGAAATCGACGAGGAACCAAAGATCCTCCTATCTGGATGAGCCCTTCAGAAGTAAAAAGAGTGATTCTATCTTCAGGGACCCACTCGATGGCTGTGAAATATTCAAGAACAGCCATAATTTCCAATCAGAGATCAAGAAGCTTGACACAAACAGACGAGAAATGACCAGTAGAGAAGCAAATGGAATAGCTCAGTTACAACAATATCTGGAGCACAAGACTGAAAACATTTTAATCATCACACAATTATATAAGTGGAGCTGCATCAGGATTCTGCAAGATATAACAAAGTCTTTCAAGAATAGTTGCATCATCTTACAGTGACACAACTATTTTACGAATAATACAATACAGCTAAACTGCACAAATAAACATACCCCACATATCAGATTCATTTCCTGTTCATAAGCATATTGAATTTTATGTATGTGAGAGTTCTATGACACTAGCTTTTCTTGAGTGCTTCGAGTAGCTGAAGTTCCAGACATTAATTACAAAAAGAATGTGTTTCTAGAGTATAGATTCTAAGTGATGAAAAACTAGTAGATCATTCAAAACTTTTATCTGAATGGGAAAAGATTAAAATTCTTAAATTATTATGCACGGCTTAGCTGGTTTCTGGTCTGTGCTCTAAGAAACCAAAATATCAGTTAGGCATATGCTCCCATGCCATGAATCAGCTATCGTTGCTCAGAGTTACCATATTTTCTCATCCTAATAAACTGACAGCTCTTACACACGTTTTGTGTCGACAAGCCCCAAATTCCAAAGACTAAGCATGAAATCTATGATGTTCTAATTCCAGTCCCTCCATATTTCGTTTCAGACAATAACACTTGAACAGAATCTGTTATGTAGGTTCATACGAGGCGATATTTACAACCAAAGAGAATGTCTTTAATAAGTTCATAACCGATACCAAAACCCTGTTCCCGCAAATGATTCATGAATATAATTTTGCAACAGATTGTGATCTGAGGAAGAAAATCCTGAAATCTTGGATTCACCGATTACACACGGGACACGCCAAGTCGTGCAGAATTCACCAAAAAACAATCAAAATGAAACCCTAATATTCAAAGGTCAAGGTTTGCGAAGCGTACTTGGGCCGTCGGAGAAGACGGAAGATTCCCAGGGGTAAGGCACATAGGGATCGTCCCCGAAGCAGCCACCTTCGTCGTCTGATTCCTTGGCGCGAGGACGGGGCGATCGGTGGCCGCGGAGGACCAAGAGCTTGGGAAGAGAAGGAgcgggggaagaagaagagggagaggcaCGGGAGCGGAGGAATGCGAGTTTCCTCCTCGATGGGTTGGCGTCGGGGGAACGAGGGCGGGCGCCGCGCAGGGCGTGGAAGGAGGGCGAGAACCagagggaagaggaatcggccATGCCCGACGTCGTCGATCCAAGAATAGAAGCCGTAGGCGACGGAGACAAGGAAGAGGAGCACACGGGCGGTGGGGAAGGCGGAAAGGTTGACAACCGTGGGAAGATTCCGTGGTCGTAATAAACACCGGTCTCCgtttctcttctcctctcctgCCGTCAACAACAAGCCTCCTGTGGGCCCCGCAATTCGAGCATCTACGAATCACACGTCAGGTACCGGCGCGTGTATCTGTTGACGAACAAAGGACGTGTTGCTCATTTTCAACGTGCACGATTCAGGATCATCGACCACTTCGATTTAAGATAGAGGGCGGGTCCCACCAAGCTCAAGTTCTGCTACAAACACGAATTTTAATTGATTCTAAAAATGAAACAAACAACATATAATAAAATCATGTCATCAGAATGGCAAACACATCAATCAATGAAATCAACAAGAGATCGATCTTAATAAAAGGAATCAAAATGTGACTTTGATTCAAGTCAAATCTCCAATAAGCCAACTGATGCCAGAAAATTATAAATCTGCGCACCGCCATCAATCAGAGTTAAGACGAGTTCTGTGGCAAAAAGTATAATTTGACAACATCCACTCAAATATTCTATAAGATCAGATAAATATAGCCAATGTAATTTGGAGAATTAGAGCTTCAACCATTGCTGCTTAAATGCAGCAATTGATATGACCAGGGATTGAAAGAAATGCTTCTTATTGACTGGGCAATGTGACAAGATATCATAATGGTTTAGCAACCACAACGTTACATTTTTGCAGTTGAATTTGAGCTCTTGTTCTTTGAGCCACAAAATAAGAAGAATTGTTGTTTGACCTCCTTAGGTCGAAACCTACTTGTGCATTGATGTTTAACATGTTATTGCTATTCCTGGAGGGAGACTTCCTAGTTCATGACCCTGCGAAACCGATAGCAGCAATCAGAAGCTGACTTGGAAGGAAAGAATCTAGGTCGAGAAGTTTCCTTACCTATGTGTTTTCCATCATGGAACTGTGCAttctttgatgatttaaatgtttCTAAAAATTCCTTGGCCCTCTGCAGCTCGAGCTTCTGTCTGGCCCTGTCCCACTTGTGCTCAGCAGCCAAAATCTGAATTACACGAGGCAATGCCCGGCATGCTGCATCAGTGTCAAGAAATGCAAGGCGAGATCTCCGAGCAATGAAGTCGACGGCCGACTCGCAGTACTCGTTACGAGCACAATATGCAACCTCAGCCTCCAGAAAGGGGTAACCATGGGCAAGCCGCTTCCCTAAGTTCTCATTCTGCAAAAATCACACAAGTAaaccattaaaatttatttacacACATATGAAGTGTTCAAATCATGTAGATATCAACTCGAGAACAATGATAAAACCATTGGAAGgtttttatttatcattgttaTTAAAATTTCTGCCAAGTTGCATTCTGAAGTGACAATTTGCATGTGTACTGCAAATAAACCAACCTCTTTCTAGCCACTGATTACATTGCGGTTACAGCATCCTGAAAACCAAACTTAATCCAAAAGTCAAATTACTATATACCACTTAAATTGAGATTGTATGGCGATGCTATTAAAGGGTCTATCCTGACATATGTTAATTATAGTGTGTTGTCACAGAGTTTTACACCATAAAATATCATGCATCTTATATCAATGAAGCTGAGCACAACCTGAGCAATAGCAGCCACTTGTTCAGCCAAAGTACCATATGCATGAGATAAATGCTTCGAAATAGCACTATCCATCACCCCAGGAATAACTTTTCCGCTATGTGTTCTTTTCATGCGGACATAGTGCTGAGCAAGAAAAGTGAATGATGCGGGATCCCAACCATATCCACCAACAAGGTGCAGGTTGTCAGTCACACAACCATTAGCAGGGTTCAGCTTGCCTGACCTTATAGCAGCATCAACAGCATCTTCAGCCATGCTGACAAGAACATGCAGAGTTCATTAAAGTAATTTTGAAACTGTCCAAGAATATCAAATCTCCTATAACAATTTATGAATGAATATGGAACTCAATGCAAACACTTGCACATTACAAGGAACCGTCGGTAACTATAGATTGTACATCTTTCAACATAAACTATAATGCAACAAGGACCTTCACTAAATTATGCTCTGATACATGGAATAACAAAATGAATTGTGTTCATTTTAAGTCAAGAACCAGAAACTACAAATTAATCAATTAGAACTATTGAAGATACGGTAAGCTTTTATATCTGTTAGATCAATAGTCAATATTTCTACAACTCATCATGCTTGCTCGCAAAATCCAGTAAATAAGTGCTCATAAAATACTTCAGATACCTCAGTTAAAGACTTGTTTATGTAGTACAAAATAACTATTCACGGTCACAGTAGCATACCCTTCCATGACATTCAGATCCCTACCAGACCAAACAAAACATGCATTTGGATGAAAATACACAAGGTAGCTTTCTGTTGTGTAAAGATTATATCTCATCATTTGCAAAGAGACCTTCATCAACAAACTggaatattttaataaattttaccTTCGATAAGTAGTCCACTTTCCACCAGTAATTGTGATTAAACCAGGATGATCTTCACGGACAATATGATCTCTGGATATACTCTCTGTGTTTTTTGCAGATGGATCCATGGCCAATGGCCGTATACCACTCCAAGCAGAAAGCACATCTGATCGTCTCACCTGAGGTTTTTAACCATATTATAAATCCAATTCTGCAATTCTATTCTTCCAATGAAGCTATCTACTAATGCAAATTAAATCAAATGACCACAACTTCAAAATACAAGTAGTTCCAAGTCTTTCATGTTGAAGAATTCAAAAGCATCCCTAAAATTCAAGTTGCTTGAGAGCCTAAGTGCCCAACTTCCCATGTTATACATCCTGCATGGGCAATATATCGACCCTCATATAACACCACACTACATGAAGCATACATAAGATGTCTCAATCTCTTGAAGATGTCCTACATTCCTAACCTACCCTTCCTTTCCAAGTAACAAAATGTTCTAGCAGTACATTTTACGAAGAATGGACACTACAGAAAATTCTAAGCAAATGCTAGTCAGTCTTAGCAGTGAGCACAGCTAAAAGTGGAGGGAGAATGAATATATTGTTTGAAGTATTCATTTAGGACTTGCTTCAAGCCTTCAACTAAATTAccctatagattttcaaaaagccaaattttttagccatttgaAAAAATTTTGGTGGCAAGGAATATGGGAGCTTCCCATTATCCCTCGCTTTAAGATTTTCTGCTAGAAAATAATCCACAGCTGCCTCCCTACTTAGGATAGATTGGCTCTTGTGTTTGGAAATGCTGTCGTTTGCATCCTGTGTGGCTCTCAGCCTATGTTTCTTGATCCTATTTTCTTCAAATGCTCTAAGTCTCTTAATCATATTTTCATTAAATGATCTTTTCCAAAAATATTTTGGAACACTTGTGAACAAAAATTGGATACTCAATATAAGATTTTTGTAAATTGGCTTGAGAGGTTTTGGCCAAGTGAAATGATCCAAATTAATTTGGCTTATTGATCCTGAGAGTCTTAGTAGATAATATTCTCTCATTGATTTGGAAAGCCTGCAACAGTGGTTCCTTTAATGGTACTAGGTAGGACTGGTCCTTGCACTACTTTCATGTTTATATTTTTAACTGTAACAAGTTCCAAAATTATAAAGGAATGCATGATATGTGTTACATTTAGGTTATGTATGAATGTCCTATGTGCCTATGTTTAGGTTATATTCTAAACTGTCTCATTGATTTTGTGCATTTACATCTATTCTCTTGCTCctgaagtcactactattcatttCTATGGTTAGCATCTGTTTTCCCTTATCCATTAAGACTTATCATGTAATTGTTTGTCATCTTGACACACTATAATGCCCTCAACTTTATTTGCTTAACAAATCAATATAAACAGTAAATGAATATTAATTCACTGAGTAGAGTTTGTGCATTATTCTACATCTATTCTTTTGCTGGTTACAGACTTCTGTGGCTACTATCCATTTTTCCCATTATGATTTATGGAGTGTTTGCTCTTCATATCCTGACGCACTATAATGCCCTCAACTTTATTTGCTTAATGAATAAATTTAAACAGATTATGCATCTTATTCATTTTAGCAAGTAAACTTAAAGGAGGGAATTGTTTTCCTAACTAAACATTCAACACAGAGTTTGTTCTTCATCCTTGTTTTCCATTCTTTATAAAAGATCTGTCAACAGAAGACCCATCAGAGACAATTTCATTCTTCCTATGGATTTCTAGGTTTTTATCTTTCCAATCACTCGTTAGGATTCTCAGGCAACAATCTCAAAGACAATAGACACACAGCAGTCTTCTTTCCGACATAGCCTAGTGATACCAAGTATTTTTTTGGACAGTAAGGAAGGGGAATCAAGATGTATAAGCTGATTACTGGTAAAGGAAATGACAATGTGAATTACTGAGTAATTCTCCTCCATTTTGTCTTGATTCCTAAATAATACTAGGTTATAAACTTTACAGAATAGTTGTATGTAATCCGAACAATTCCACAAGAATGGAAACTGAAAAGCAAGAAAAACACATCTATTCACGACACCAAATAAATTCTAAGTTGAGCTGAGTACATCATAACCTTGTAAAAGAGAACTGTATACTTCCAAATAAAAACTGTTCAAGCAAAATCTGCTTAAATTAAAAAGTGGAAAAATAAAGCAGCCATTTACAAACCTGAACATTAAGATAGTTACAAATGGCATCCAATATGAATTGTATTTCATCTTCATGTGGCTCTGGGAGCATTGTAATGGCAGTGTTGGAGTCTGTAGTTCCAGCAATCGTCCTTCCCAACCAGGGTAACATAAAAACAACACGGCCATCTTTAGTTTTTGGAACAATTAGCCCCATTCCCTCAGGAGAATAATAATCAGGAAGCACTATATGGACACCGCTACTTGGACAAATCATTGCTGATAAATCTTTGTTGGCCATTTTTCTAACACTATCACAGAATGGTCCAGCCGCATTTACAACAACTTTTGCATATGCATTGAACTCTTTCCCTGATACAATTTATAGGTGTTAAGGAGCATAACAAGTGGAAGAAGATACATTAGCTACCCTACTAGACAAAACAAACCgtatttttttttatgtaaatGCTAAAAAGAATAATTTCAAGCATAACCAACATAAAAGTAGGACAAGGTTTCCCCCAGCATGGTGATTAAAATGCCCCATCCAATACAAGCAAAATGGCAGTCACCTCTCCATGTGACTCTAAAGTCATCCAGCAACATACTACAGGCCATTAATGCCCATTAATGCAGTCATTTAACAAAATACTATAGGTTTTGTTATCTTCAATAACATAGCGGAAAGTCATTTAACACATACCCCACTGATGCCCacaaagattatttgaatacttcagttttatatgataaaattatcatgTATTGAGAGAGCAGAGGCTCGTGGTAGCAAAAGCCATATATTGTCGATTAGATATCAAAGGGTTCTGCTGACAATTCCTTTAAAAACAATGACAAACACTTTGAGATTATT
It encodes the following:
- the LOC135583906 gene encoding uncharacterized protein LOC135583906, whose translation is MADSSSLWFSPSFHALRGARPRSPDANPSRRKLAFLRSRASPSSSSPAPSLPKLLVLRGHRSPRPRAKESDDEGGCFGDDPYVPYPWESSVFSDGPTIEWVPEDRITLFTSEGLIQIGGSLVPRRFPQKRQGKSPVTKSVQRFQESDYMDPNQGLCLGALFDIAATNGLDMGRRLCIFGFCRSIEMLSDVVEDTIVEHGGEVVTAEKVSSEGLLEKLTMTVVVPLLWGVPPASDTLRFAVRSGGGIVEKVYWQWNFL
- the LOC103971678 gene encoding glycerol-3-phosphate dehydrogenase SDP6, mitochondrial → MATASRLRGLGAVLAASGATWAAVALVQPPASASDRGPAGLDAARRRIADPAAAIPPREVQESALIGTSVINPLDVLVIGGGATGCGAALDAATRGLRVGLVEREDFSSGTSSRSTKLIHGGVRYLEKAVFNLDYGQLKLVFHALRERKQVIENAPHLCQALPCMTPCFEWFEAVYYWMGLKLYDLVAGRRMLHLSRYYSANESVELFPTLSRKGHNGSLKGTVVYYDGQMNDSRLNVGLACSAALVGATVLNHAEVISLIKDDFGERIIGARIRDQLSGKEFNAYAKVVVNAAGPFCDSVRKMANKDLSAMICPSSGVHIVLPDYYSPEGMGLIVPKTKDGRVVFMLPWLGRTIAGTTDSNTAITMLPEPHEDEIQFILDAICNYLNVQVRRSDVLSAWSGIRPLAMDPSAKNTESISRDHIVREDHPGLITITGGKWTTYRSMAEDAVDAAIRSGKLNPANGCVTDNLHLVGGYGWDPASFTFLAQHYVRMKRTHSGKVIPGVMDSAISKHLSHAYGTLAEQVAAIAQNENLGKRLAHGYPFLEAEVAYCARNEYCESAVDFIARRSRLAFLDTDAACRALPRVIQILAAEHKWDRARQKLELQRAKEFLETFKSSKNAQFHDGKHIGS